The Rhododendron vialii isolate Sample 1 chromosome 1a, ASM3025357v1 region CAATGACTTTGATTCATCCTCTacatcttcctcctcctcctcctcctcctcctcatcttctGACGATGGTGGGGTGAAATCAATATACCGAGGTGTTGCTATTGCAGCAATTATATATGAGAGGCAACGACAGAAAAAAAGACCTCGTCCGGATGGTTCTATTAAATCACGACGATACATACCTCGTGATAGGATTGGAGCTGGACAAATTTTGATGAGGGATTACTTTGCTGATGATTGCGTATATAGTGATGAAACATTTCGTCGATGATTCCGGATGCAAAAACCGCTCTTTATGCGCATACATGACGCCGTTTTACAGCATGATCCGGTGAACTTCCAGCAACGCCGAGATGCTTTTCAGAAGTTGGGTCTATCTTCTCTCCAAAAGGTCACAGCCGCACTCAGGATGTTGGCATATGGAATGGCAGCTGATCAATGTGACGAGTACCTCAAAATAGGAGAGAGCACTGTAATGAAAagcctaaaaaaaatttgcaatgcTGTCATTGAGATCTTCGGAAGTGAATACTTGAGAACTCCAACCGAGGAGGACATTCAACACATCCTTGCAGAAAATGCCGCTAGAGGGTTTCCAGGCATGGTTGGAAGTTTGGACTGCATGCACTGGAAGTGGAAAAACTGCCCAACTGGATGGCACGACAGTCATGTGAATGGAAAAATTGGAGCCCCCACACTCATCTTAGAGGCTGTTGCGACGCACAACCTTTGGATATGGCATTGTTTCTTTGGGATGGCAGGTACAAATAATGACCtcaatgttttgaataattctCATCTCTTCAACCGTATTGTGTCAGGTGAAGCTCCAACATGTAATTTTGTTGTAAATGGGCATCCATACACAATGGGTTACTACCTCTCTGATGGCATATATCCGAAGTGGGCAATACTAATTCAGACAATCAGCCATCCAGTCAATGCAAAACAGAAGCTTTTTGCTGAAGCACAAGAGGCGGTAAGAAAGGATGTAGAGCGGGCGTTTGGGGTTTTGCAAGCTCGATTTGCTATCGTGAAGGGATCGGTACGCCTTTGGCATCGAGAAGAATGTGGTCTTATTATGAAGACGTGCATTATACTCCATAATATGATAGTAGAGAGCGAGGAAGATCCTGAGGAGTGGACACCCCCCGAAGGGGAAACGTATGAACCTGTGGTTTTTAATCGAGACGTTAACCTACTTCGACGCAATCGTATTAGCCGAATTAAGGCTATGACAAGCGAGGTTACACATAGTCAACTGAAATTGGATCTCATTGAGCATTTGTGGAACCACCACGGAGATGAACAGCTTTGATTATTGCTGTGAATTGATTATCGACCTTTTTTATTCTAATTCCAATTGAACATCTCTTTTTTATCTAGTACTGTTTGAGTTGTTTGGaatatatttttggttgttCAAGGTCATTGTAATCAACTTTTGTTGCAATTTTGAACTGGAATGAGATATCCAATTTTTATGCCTCTGCACTCTACATGATTTGCACAAGTGAGCAATAGATGGATTAAATGAGAAACCGTGGGAACTTGTATGCTAGCTGGAGGTTTGTTTTTTCATCCTTGGCCTCGATCGCTTTATTGATTGGAGTTCAAACATAGAGATGAATTTTGTCTTTGGGTGCAGGCCTCCTTGTATAAGTTTAAGGTGTGCTAtggtggaagaagagaaaaaccaCCAGTAGAGGGATTCATATTTTACCATCAGAAATACACCAACCATATCAAATAGATTccccatattttttttgaaaaaatcccaAGAAGTCCCCAATTCAACAATAGATTGTATCTAGGTTTCTTTTCACAGTCAGTAAAGCTAGGATTATGCTTTGATAAGGAATCAACGCCAAAGAACCAAAATACAATTACAAAACAGCACCTACACAACATAAAAAGAATCAACCACAGCAGCAGCAACACGCAAGCAACAGAAGAACCAAAGCAAAAAACACACTAGCAGCCCATACCGTCAAAAAGGGAAGCATATATTTGATCAATTGCAGCAATATCAAAGTCTTGCTTGAGAAAATATCCCAAAATATGAAATCGACAATAACAAAATAACTTAATCTAAACATTACTATTTTAATCTTCACTTGTGTAGCAAAATAACATATTCAAATCCACCCCAACTAGAAGTTGAAATCATAATTCTTTCCATAGGGCTCGAGATCCTTCAAGAAACCATTTGCCTTGTAGCGCTCAACAATTAGTGATTGTTGGAGCTTCCAATAAGCTGCTTGTTCGGGGGTGAGTCCCACCATAGATTGCCTCATCACTTTCATTTCTTCACGCAATGTTTTTTGTTCAGCTCTCCTCTTCTTGGCCTCTCATTTCTCCTCCTCAGATTTCTTCTTGGCCTCCAATTTCTCCTTCTCAATAATTGCAGTTTGTGCAAGTGTTTCATTAATACTTTTCAAGTACAAAGTTGACTCCTCATCTCTCCATTCATTCTTTCTTTTGGCTTTGGCTTTTCGTCTTCCTTCAGCAGGTCGGACTTGGTTGTGTTCATGATCCATTGACTTGAACTCGTCAAGGGAAATCGAACACGGTGTTGATGGAGCAGATGGAGTGCCCAAATCATCCAAATCAATGGCTTGGCTTTGTGGGTTTGAAGGTTTTTTGCATCCCTTGGATGTGTTCTGCACAAGAACATGATCATTCCACTTCGGACTGTCCTTTAAAAGCTTCCAGCAATGCTCAAACTTGAACTTACAAAATTGCATTGGTTTTGCTTGTAATGGTCCCTCAATTTCACCATATTGTTGTTTAGCCTCATCAAGCtacaaaaaaacacaatcatttgtgccgataaaaaaaaaaacacaatcagttgattcgtttttttttgcaacaatcCAGAATAGCTTAAGCATGCTATCTTCACTAGCATAAACATTGTGCATTATAGAGTACATAAAAATATTGCAACAGTAGTTCATATAAGCATTTCAACAAACAGTTCCAAGGCAATAAAGTGAACTACAAACTTTAAGGagtcattaaatttttttcttgaaaatctacAACAAGAAAATAATTGGTTTATACTTACTATCATTTGATCGTTCCATCCGCTTGGATTCAATCGTCCGATCTTGTTGTAATACCCACAAAACTTGGAGACATCATGTGAAATAGCTTGCCACCTATTTTGCAAGCCTTGAGCATTTCTCTCTGTTACTTTGCCCAGAATTTGATGGTAACTCTCTAGAACTCGCAGCCATAACTTGGTCGACTTTTGATCCCTTCCGACCACCGCATCTCCGGAAATATGTAGCCAAGCTTTTACTAGAGCTTCATCTTCAACTTGTGAATAATTCGTTTTCCTCGTTTTCTCTATTTCCATTTGGGTCTGACCTTGTGATTCTGAttccatagttttttttttttttgatattattCTGATTCCATAGTTTGAGATGATTGAGAATAGTGATTTTCCAttgaaggaagaaagaagaataaaTAGGTGAGAATGGTAGCAGGCATGAAAGAATTGGAAGGGAcgggaaaaaaattggaggGACAAACTGGCGGGAATTTTTTTCGGATGAAATGATGGGTAAAAGTTTGGAGGGAAGGAAGAGTTGGCAGTGGacccattgattttgattatgggtACAAAATGAACAATGTGAGActttacattgctaactttagcaaccctctaaatgaataatcaaaagctgacgtggcaagttttgattattcacttttgattattacattgcggatgctctaaggccatccacagtggtataatcaaaaaaggataactaaaagttgacacatcagcttttgattattcacttaagaggttgttaagtttaacaatgttaagcttcactatggtcacttctagtccataatcaaaatatggggtccactacaatttcattctctctccccccctatttcccgtcattcacttccctccatttacgttttttatgagttaaaatatatcgattctctttcttaattttgaaaaaaaaaatcggtgacttccttgcctcctattatgattttttccttctttttttcgggggtgggtagtagaaacaggaaagaagagtgaaacaccttaatccggcgacgatggattgaattgtagatgatcgagagatatgagtttcacttttggaggaaaagaaagagacatAGTTCGTTGgcaaagtgaaaaagatatagagtagcgaaaaagcttggctacataaaacttttattcttcaattttatttttttaaccaaaaaaaaaaaaagagtgggcgaagaagggaagaagaaaatactagttgaaacacgtgtgtatacaaattttggaactagttaacttatgtggtgtaggatccacaaattttgattattgaaaaaggttgttagttttggttatccaaagcccaaaatttgattatttctaaggatgttgctaagtttgattataccattgtgagtaattttttgcatcaatattgttaactttaaaaacaattgacatttgattataccactgtggatggcctaagagcatccacaatgtaataatcaaaaccaaaaggttgctaaagttagcaatgtttgctcaaaaaagtgctcacattgtaataaccaaacttagcaacctcttagcaactcatcaaattttgacctttgaataaccaaacttaacaacttttaccaataaccaaaactcaataaccaaacccaataaccaaattcataactaaaaaattaaaaaacacctcacattagaatcgtctcatcgagacgaataatttggtgtggtcgggtgcgtgattgaaactcgtttgcaattggacataggtgcattgcgtattgtggggggttttttttatagggatacaaaaataatcaaattgtggagatcaagtttgttaggtttgattatgaactaaatggataatcaaatgctgacgtggcacattttggttatcgattttgattattcccattgcggatgctcttatcgGCCATAGTAGTTACGTTGTAGGTCATGTTTTCTGTATGTATACTCTCCCGCTATAGTCTTTACAAGGGCTATTGTACATTAAGCGTCTTAGTAACCTATGCGCACGTCAGTTTCATGGAAAATGCTTCAATCTCGAGACCTCGATAGTAGTGGCAAGCAAGAGCGGGTTGAGggtttgaagggaaaaaaaaacgaagcTTTGTTCCTTAGCAAAGTGTTCATTTCATTTTTGCTAGGTTTCATTCGACTTGTTGTGGATGTACAATGGAAAAATCAGCAAGCTAGCTACAACTTCAAAGGAAAAGGGATGAGATGGGCAAGAGCTAGCGGACTAAATTATCAAGGGAAAATGgcggctcaggacgtgttttgataattaatacccgtcaagcaTGGCCTAGAGCCAAGTTCTCATTTAGAGCAAGTCCACCACATTGTATTGCTATTGTCATATTTTTTCGGCAAAATCTAAATCCACTTATTACCATTTGTTGATGTCAAGAAACGACAATGTCATTTTGGTGCCATttaattttcattgaaaaacaaGATGAGTTCAATATAGTGGTCTAGATTTAAAATTGTGCCAAAATTAATGGCAGAGTCAAGAATTATATATAGAGAGGGCACATTTTTACgttaaactaaaaaaattcaccacaaaacataattaaaaaattctaAGCACAAAAGTTCAAATTTCTACATTAAGCACAAAAGCTGTAGCATAATATATTCCAAAAATTTCTAAACATGCATAAAAGTCTATAAAGATTCGTTACTAAATTTTTTACAATTGACCTCGACGAATTTTCATCTTTTGAAAGCTTTTCATATTGCTTCGCTCGCTCTACACATATATCACCAAGCAATTGTCAACCATTCATTAGAGTTTTCATCTTtaggcctgtttggatggggtattgtGAAGAGGGATTGTGATATCCCCCTTTTAGACCATGGGCCCAGCCTTAGAACTTTGTTTGGGAAGTAAAATAGAGAGAGTATTAGTTAAGCCCTGGATTCTATTGTATCCCCTAAAACCCCCGGAGGGCAATTGAGTTTTGTTTACTCCACTTAatagggtgaacattaccctttttcttattggttgaaatggtatggATCCCACCAaaaagtgatgtcatacttatcaaaaaatatattgcacTGGTGGGACCTACCATTTCAACCATTAAGATGGTGGGtattgttcaccctcttttaagaagggtgaacaaaattgtacCCCCCGGAGGGAATGTTATTTATAGGGAGGTTCTGAAGTGTTATTACATAATACCTTTGGATAATACcccttctctctttcatttcaTCTACAAAAACAATCTTATCCCACAATTTTATTCCTTATCTAAATCAAGTATTATTAATCTtccgtcacatcaatgtgggcccacctttcttacataatacctctACTAACATTATACTCCCTTCATAACATATACTTCCAAGCCTTATTCCGAATTCAAACAGGCCCTAGAATCGTTGATAGTGGTCACTTGTTGAGAGGAAAAGAATCTTTTTCTATTGAGAGAAATAGTTAGGATGGGTTTTGTCTTTACTGTAATTTATACGAATGACATTCTTGTAATAATTAACCAAAAGGAGCCCAttcccataatttttttctttttttttttatcagcattcCCATAAATTTGTTTGCCGTGGAAACATCAGCTCTGCTaacagcagagacaattcgcagagaaccacgcagagacaaacgcgtttggcttTATTTTGGATTCCAAAAAAATCGCCCttacgaatcaaaaagtaatacttaccgatatccactggagctgattttttacagggccccataaaataatattcaaaaatttatgaatatttttctagatttttttgggatccgaaatgaggccaaacgcgtttgtctctgcatggttctctgcgaattgtctctgctcatAGTTTTTTGTGGAACCACGGAAACCCATAGCGACATAGCACCATCGCCAATTCCCCCATCATAATTTGAGTAGGCTttccggggggggggggtcgcGCGCGGGGGTATTGCAGAAGGTGATAAAATTCTAGGTGGGCACTTGACCCCCTGgctttatactccctccatttcttttttaaaatttaatagtATTCTATTTTAGGTTGTCTattaataaatgttcattttgtaaagttaattggtaaaagttgatatatttttcattttgcccgtaaaagtaattttcattttgaaaagttagtgagtaaaagtgtaatgatgatgtctccatagaaggtaagtaggaaaagtagaTATAATCAGGGCCGGTCCCCGGATAAGCTCCGCAAGTCCTCGGTTTAAAATCCCAGGGGAACTGAGTTCGATTCTTGCCCTTTCGctcaacttaaattttttttttcccacttttgATTCCTGATCCTTCCGCGCCCCTTAATCCCTCCCCCCGCCCTTCCCGATCTACCTCCCCCTCTTGAtctacctctttttgtttttccttgcaATGCATAATACTGCGAAAATCAAATTACTTTATGGGAAATTTCcgatttaacaaacacaaaaataatgtataagtgatatgttcttacatttgattaaaaaaatgtcaCAAATCGAGCGAGCTAAcacgatttttatttttacattcaAACTGCCATTTTGCAAGAAAGATTAAAGAGATAGGctatgatctcaattgaaaatgagacGTCGTTCCACTAAAAGCATTTTTGGGCATTTGGGTCTTTTTTAACTTCTTACACTTTTtgagacaggtcattcttttcacatatatcaactaaaaggcccaaaaatcaaaagttagcGAAACGGGTCCCAAGTTCTTAGATAAGTAAAGTACGATAACTCAATTAAAagttttgcttcaaaaaaatataagaagaatttattttctttaaatcgGATCGTGCTAATCATAAAACACTTTAACCGGGGTTTACAtttgatgttgattttttttttatgctattCGAGCTAAAATAACAATgtaattttgattctttttgtacttttataccctatattttttattttgtttgactAAATTGTTAATGGGCAACAAAACATAAGGTTGGGCCAGGACAACTCTAATGTCAGGGCCAGCATtggatataatgatgatgttttcttaataaattgaagttacgaagtggaacacttaaaaaaaacggagggagtactaaatcTGCCCCTGGCAAAAATGGCACCTAACCGGGGCAACAACATCcctatatttttaatttaacaCTATATATAGCTCGTCAAAAAATCGGTTTGACAACGTGAGTGCTTACGAAAAATTCTGTGGGCAAATTTTGATGTTTGAACTTTTTAAATGTTGttgtgggtattttttttttcaaaaattgttgtCAAAATGTCATGTGATTTATGCTGATATTTTATTCAAGAGAAACTATGTTTccagtacttttcaaataagattttagattctaaaaattttaaaagcgAATTTTCAGATTTTTGCAATAAACAATATTAGTTTTTACTGCAATTTATTCATAATTTCGTAGATACAATAAACAAGTTTCTCTATTTCTATTAAATTTCGAATTCGACTATTCGAGTATCTAAAATTCCACTATAAAATTGGTATTCACACTCATAAAAATGCCGTTTTGACATTGATGAGTGGGCTTGACTTAGGAATTGGCTTCAAGCTTCCCCCTACCACTTCTCTACTCGGTTGCATGCTCGGAAGTATTATTATTTGTACAAACAAGGTTCAATATTGAAATCGTAGCACCGAATAGTAGTACtttctccgtccctttttaagtgttctgcttcgtaactctaacttattaaaaaaatattatcattatacctttcacattaactttttcctccatttttcctatttacccattatcattacacttttacttacgaactttttaaaatagaatatacttttagagacaaaatagataatgaaccaacttttacccactaactttttaaaattgatacttattaagggacagtttaaaataaaatattagacTTTAAATAAGAGACGGAAGGAATAGctttttcggataaaaaaagagagaagaatagtactccctccgtccctttttttgtgtccagtattccattttgggctgtcccttaataagtgtctattttgtaaagttaagggggtaaaagttggtgtattgtctattttgtccctaaaagtagattttattttgaaaagttagtgagtaaaaatgtaatgatgatgggtaagtagggaaagtggaggaaaaagttgatgtgaaaggtgtaatgatgatgtctttttaataagttggagttacgaagcaggacatttaaaaagggacggaaggagtagtagCTTTTTTCAATGGAAAACATAGGATCCCATTGAGGATGGGGCCTAGACAGGCAATTGAAGCGCACGTGTCCTTGGCTTTACTAATCCccccgcgcgcgcgcgcacagagacagttgtgtatatatatatagtccatatggactatatatatatatatatagtccggttctcttaagggatcccgcacgggcttatcGACTCctattttccaatcaaattggacgatccgagccgctcaaagtgatcagaacgtgattttaagagtaccagcgagaaattagcaaaaaaaatgatcgggaagggcttgatccgagcagttttttattgaacggttcagtaaaaactgctcggatcaagtccttcccgatcattt contains the following coding sequences:
- the LOC131324041 gene encoding uncharacterized protein LOC131324041, whose protein sequence is MESESQGQTQMEIEKTRKTNYSQVEDEALVKAWLHISGDAVVGRDQKSTKLWLRVLESYHQILGKVTERNAQGLQNRWQAISHDVSKFCGYYNKIGRLNPSGWNDQMILDEAKQQYGEIEGPLQAKPMQFCKFKFEHCWKLLKDSPKWNDHVLVQNTSKGCKKPSNPQSQAIDLDDLGTPSAPSTPCSISLDEFKSMDHEHNQVRPAEGRRKAKAKRKNEWRDEESTLYLKSINETLAQTAIIEKEKLEAKKKSEEEK
- the LOC131329781 gene encoding uncharacterized protein LOC131329781, with the translated sequence MSSDNDFDSSSTSSSSSSSSSSSSDDGGVKSIYRGVAIAAIIYERQRQKKRPRPDGSIKSRRYIPRDRIGAGQILMRDYFADDCHDPVNFQQRRDAFQKLGLSSLQKVTAALRMLAYGMAADQCDEYLKIGESTVMKSLKKICNAVIEIFGSEYLRTPTEEDIQHILAENAARGFPGMVGSLDCMHWKWKNCPTGWHDSHVNGKIGAPTLILEAVATHNLWIWHCFFGMAGTNNDLNVLNNSHLFNRIVSGEAPTCNFVVNGHPYTMGYYLSDGIYPKWAILIQTISHPVNAKQKLFAEAQEAVRKDVERAFGVLQARFAIVKGSVRLWHREECGLIMKTCIILHNMIVESEEDPEEWTPPEGETYEPVVFNRDVNLLRRNRISRIKAMTSEVTHSQLKLDLIEHLWNHHGDEQL